Genomic window (Phragmites australis chromosome 21, lpPhrAust1.1, whole genome shotgun sequence):
aaatagatgacaTTTAGGATGCATGCagtcaaattttaaaaattttaatcactaatgtaaataaaaatattaaaatctatCACATGAAAATGATATTAGTAGATTTATAGTGGAAAATACTTTCACAAGATTATATTTTCAATAACTTTGGATgacaaatacttagaaaaaagTAACAGTTAAAACCATGCATTGGAGATACAACCGATGTCGTAATGATAAGTAAAAAAGAACGGAGATAATAAATAGTAAAGAATTTTGTATGAAAGGTGTGTAACTGTGTGGGTTACTCAACTGAAAATTTCTTAAACCCATAATTCTGGGTACCTCAACGATCCTTaacgaaggaaaaaaaaaactaggagaCTACAGAAAATCTTGATATtcttgatgaaagaaaattgtataaaaagACATGAAATTACATAAGACATTGAACACCTAGAGAAAtctttgcatataaaattagtaaaCGGAGGGAACTCAATGGTTCTTAAACAAAAGAACGAAAGTATAAGAGAggaataattctagaaaaaagagGATGATTCATACTTATTTTGGTAGTGCCATATTATAACTGTGTATATTAATTAGAGATGTTGCATTATCTTTAGTTATAGACATTAGAATTTTGCAGTAACTACAAACGCAATTTTCACCATAGGAATCATAACTGTAACAAACCGGTGCGAATCTGCATTCCTCGAAAGCGGCAAATGTATGGTGTGAATTTTCATTGTTTTATATTTGATTCTATTTAAATGAAAGGATTAAAGGAACTACCTAATATTTGATTTTGGTGACACTACTGCAAAAGCAATATTCACCTAGAAGTTGGACGTAGTGACGTAGATAGTCAGTCACATGTGATTAGCCACTAGGTTGTCTAGATGGTGACTACACAGTCTAAATGATTTTGTACTTTAACagaaaaaatgcaaataaatatattttgaagTGAGATTTTAGACATACCTACCAAAGATAGAAATACAACTTTAATCATCCATTGGCCTCTAGTTAATCAATTAATAATCATCATAACACAAAAGAAACATATCAATCACACACCACACACGCAAGGAGATGACATCCAGGTTGCAGGTGAGCCAACTGTGACAGTCGCAATGTGGCAACCTAAGTATAGCTCTTATCATCGGGCTGCCGAAGCACGCCGTCTGAGAGGAGTAGAGTTAAAGCATAGATATGGTGGAGAAGGATACATAAATCTGGGAATAAGAACTAGTACATGTCCATGGCAAGGGATTTGCGGAGCGAAGGGGTGATGGTGTAGGCGCGATCGACGGTGTGGGCATTGACGATGACGTGGGCTCGTCAGCAGGCAATGGCTCGAGCGCAACCGTGGGTGATGGCTCGAATGAGGCAACGAGCACAGGCAATCAGTGACGATAGGGAGTGGATGACAACTGAGGGTGACGGCTCAAGTGACGACGCAGGCGTAAGAGCGGCCGCTGGGGTGGGCTGCAACTAGCAATGCCGCCACATATGAGAGGAGATAATCGAGGGACAAATGTGGAATAGGATTTAGGTTTTTTGATACTGGGAATAGTTTTAGAGTCGAAATTTGGTCTTGCACGTGACCAAAACAAACTTTCCACGCGGACCCACCAGGACACTGAACTCTGGTCATCAAGACGACCGCCTAGTCACACGTGTAGCCTACTAGTCTCGTCCAGCCACCGTCTAGATTCACTAACTAGTCCGTCTTTAACCGGAGTTGATCATTTAGACGATCTAGTCGTCTAGAGTTGTATCTAGACCCTAAACTAGATACCAAGGTTTTAACTAGCTACTAGTCATCGTTTAGACGCGTTAGACGATCTTCTACGCAAACATAGTACACAAGTGCAAACTATACCTACAAATACACTACGCTCCAAtcctgaaaaaagaaaagaaatgccATACCAAAAAGAGTACCAATTCTTATTGGTATAAGACAATTTGCAATTAACCCCTCCTACGTATTACAAATTAAACAACCCTGCTATAACTCCGACCAAGGCTGCCGTAGCCGAACGGACGGCGGCGGCCAATGTCGTGACGGAGCTCAACCCCGGTCGTCCCGTACACCGGAAGCTCGTCCCCCCACGCGCCATCACGAAAGCCCCGGCGGCTCGCCGGAGCAACGGCCGCAAGGTTCTCGAGCTCGAACAAGTCGGAGCTCCCGTCGTTGCTCTCCTTGCCGCCGTCGCTGTCGGGTCCGACTCGGACCccggcctcctccacctccacctccaccaccggaACTTGTCTGCAACCCACAGCGGccgcggccaaggccacctcgccgtCGATGTCCAGGAACCGCACGGTCCTGCACCGGCTCGCTCGCCCCCGCGCCGACGGCGGCGTCTTGGCGAGGCAGGCCCGGGCGCACGACGGCGTCGTCGAGCACGCGGGCTCCTCCTCCGCAGGATCCGGGTGCTGCCGCGCTGTGTGCCGCTTGCGGCCGGAGAAGATGGTGTTGAGCAGGCTGGCCAGCCTCGCGCCGGGGGAGGCCGGCCTGCGGTAACCGCCGCGGGCGGAGGCGGCTGAAGGCTTCCTCGCCTTCTCTGTCACCGGCTCCTGCTTCTCTGCGGGAGGCGCCGCGGTCGCCCCGCTACCGCCAGAGGTGCGGAtggggcggaggcggcggagggagtACTCGACCTCGGACGACGAGAAGTACCCGCGGCCGGGACAGTCTTCCGCGGAAGGCCCCGGGGCCGGCGTCGCCCGGTGGCGGGCGGCCAAGGAGGGCTTGTAGTAGTAGTAGCAATGCACGTCCGCTTCCCGCTGCTTCTTGGCGGCGGCCGCCACGGCGCGTTCGGTGGCTGTGTCTGCCGCCGCCGTCCTTAACCCGCCGGGCTGCTCGTCCATGGAGTCGCAGATGGCGTCGAGCAGCGTGGACGAGAAGGACGGCTGGCCGGCACGCCGCCTCGGCCTCGGCtgcaccggcgccggcgcccacCTCTGCATTGTTCGTGTGCAGCTGAGCCGAGCTAGAGCAGTACAGCGTGCGGTGCGAGGCAATGATGATATAGGGGAGCTAACTAGCTAGTCGGGGACATAGGAGGTAGCTAGAAAGCGAAGGGCAGCAATGGCGGGCGCGCGTGAGTCAGGGGGACTGGAGTGGAGTGCGGGCGTGCGGGGCGAGGGGGATCTCGCTGTCTGGCTGTCCCTGCCTGTCCttgatgctcctcctcctctgcttcgATTCCTTCCTGCTGCCGTCTCTCTTACCCTTTTGCTTTGTTTGGCGCCGGCACTAGGAACGTGCCTCTTGCTTATCATTTTAGGCAAACAGTTTCATTCCAATGTAAAAACTTGCGTGTTTCAAACAAGATGTTAGACAGAGAATCCGTCTCCTTGCCTTCTGCGGCTGGCCATCCAGCTTCTGTGACCGTCTGACTCCTTCGTATGTAAAGTCCTTCGACCCTTGCCCTTCTGCCTCCTGCGCATACATGgcctggttttttttttctcatttgtgCCTATATAATGGAGTTGCTGGACTTTACTCGCTATAAGCTTCAAGCAATCTGTAAACACAATTATGTGTGATTAGCTTCACTTCCATAGTATCATGATCCGTGTTTGCATCCTACGACCACACGTGTCCGCTTCATTTCTAGCCACCGTCTCACCTCCGCCGTGCTATGGCCGACGATGACACCACCCGTATCGCCGCCACCGCTCGTGAACGCGAGGCCGCCGCAGCCCGTGGCCATGAGGAGGCCGCCGCCCACGTTTGTGACGAGGCCAACGCCCGCGCCTGTGAGGAGGCAACCGCCCACGATGATGATGTCGACAGGGCGCTGGTCCTCCACAAAGCCGCCGCCAAAGCCAATCTTCACGCCCAGGCAGTCGTTGTCCAGAATATTCGTGCGCTGGTGCCTATCGTCCTTGACCTCAGCTCACCAAACTACAGTAAATGGCGCGGATGGTTCATCATCACGTTGGGCAAGTACTCGCTGACTTCCCACGTCCTCTCCAACGTCGTCCGCCACGACTCCGCTGACTAGTATCGCATGGATTGCATCGTCCCAAGTGGCTATACAGCACAATCGCCCCTGACCTCTGCGAGATTGTCATGGAGAACAACGTCACCTCACGCACTGTTTGACAAGTGCTCGAGGGGAAATTCATCGACAACCGGGAGACGCGTGCGCTGCACCTCAACGCCAAGTTCCGCGCCTTCGTCCAGGGCAACCTCACCATCTCGGATTACTGCCGCCGCCTGAAGAGCATGGCCTATGCTTTAAGCGCCCTCGGCGAGCCTGTCCTTTACCGCACTCTTGTCCTCGCTGTCTTACGCAGGTTGAACGAGAAGTTTGTACATATGTCGGCTCTCCTCAAGCGGCAGAGGCCATTCCCGATGTTCCTCGTGGTTTGTTCTGACCTCCTTCTGGAGGAACTCAAGATTGCGTTGCGCCCTTCTCCTTCTCAGCAATCAACGACTATCTACCTCGCCACCACCCCATCTGGTGCAAAGGGGGGGGTGCCCAACCCACTCGCGGCCAGGCTACTGCTTCAGGCGGCCACTCCACAGCGCCTCCTGCCGTGACACATGATGGCACTGGCTCCTCCGGCAGGTCAAGTAGCGCCAATCGCTGACGACATCGCAACAACAGGGGTAGCAACAGCAACGGGGGTGGCAAATCCGACACCACTGGCGCTTCATCCGGGTGGCCTTGCTTCTACAATCTGTGGACAAGCACCATCCAAATGTGGCCCGAACCACAGCAGAGCGCCAGTGCCCACCCCTCGGGAGCAAGTGCGCCGCAGTCGCGTGGCAGTGCACCCATACCCCACACCATGGTGGCATACCCGCCGCTGCCAATGATGGCGCCCCCTACTACTCGCATCCACCTCAAGTTCCTTCGCCGGCGCCTGCTCCTCCCGCCTTGACTCCCATGTCTGGGCATGGGACCTGGGACCAGTCGTCTCTAGCAAACGTGTTCAACACTATGATGCTAACGCCACCCCGACCATTGACAAGTACATGGATTCCGGGGCCTCCTCGCACATGACTTCTGACGACGGTAAATTGTCATCCTCCTTCCCGCCTAAGTCTTTTACTCCTTCATCGTTGTCGGTAATGGGTCATTGTTGCCCATTACCTCCACTGGTTCCACTAATCTTCATGGTCATCTTCGTCTTAATAATGTTCTAGTCGCTCCGACTATTAAGAATTTCATTTATGTTCGTCAGTTCACCATTGACAATAATTGTTTAGTTGAGTTTGACCCTGTCGGCctttctgtgaaggatcttcGTTCCAGGAACATGATCACCATGTGCAATAGCTTCGGTCCCCTTTACCTTCTTTATGTGTCAGCGCCCATCGCTTCATCTTATGCCCTCCTCGCCGGCACCCCCGCTTTGCTTTGGCATCATCGTCTTGGTCACTTGGTGGCGATGCTCTTTCATGGCTTGTTAGTTCTTTTGCTATTTCATGCAATAAGGGTGCTAGCGATACTCTATGTCATGCTTGTCAGCTTGGCCGTCATGTATGCCTTCCGTTTGCCACATCAAACTCTAGAGCTCTCAATAATTTTGACTTACTACATTGTGACCTTTGGACCTCTCCTGTTGCCAATGTCTCTGGTTACAAGTACTACTTAGTCATTCTTGatgactgctctcattttctttgGACATTTCCTTTATGTCTTAAACGACACTTTCTTcactctttttaatttttttctcctttgtgGCTATGCAGTTTGGCCGCAAGATTAAGAGTGTCCAATGTGACAATGACTGCGAGTTTGACAACTCCACTACCCGCACCTTCTTTCTCACCAATGGTGTCGCTCGTCGCATGTCTTGCCCCTACACTACCCAACAGAATGGCAAAGCCGAACGTATTATTCGTTCCACCAACAACATAGTGCGTTCTCTCCTTTTTCCAAGCAAGCCTTCCACCTTCCTATTGGGTTGAGGTCCTTCATGCCGCCACACATCTTCTTAATCGCCTCCCCACAGAAACCCTCTCCTTCTCCACTCTACACTTCGCGCTTTACAACATGCCACCCACATACTCCCATCTCCATGTCTTTGGCTCAAAGTGCTATCCCAATTTGTCCGCCACTAGGCCCAAAAAGTTGTCTCCATGTTCCACCATGTGTGTGATTCTAGGCTATTCCTCCAATCATAAAGGTTATCGGTGTCTTGATCTCTCGTCCAATCGGGTTATCATATCCCGACATGTGACATTCGATGAGAACTCATTCCCTTTCGCGGAGTTAAACAACAGCTGCCTCAtggtgtattttattttttgtctcCTGACATGACCGTGCCGCCACCCGTTGGTCCGTCACGGTCCTCTCTCACTGCAGGTCTCCCTGGTGGTCTGCTTGCACCTGGCCGCGCACTACCTCCTAGCCCCATCCGCGGCTCGGTCAGCGCGGCCTCATTGCTCGACCCCTCGTGCGCACCCCTGGCTCGGTGCATGCCTGCGACCCTCCACCTGGGTTTGGCGTGCCTCCGCGTGCATCACCCGTAGTCTCAGTCTCGCAGCAGGGATGCCGCCCTCCGTGCCTCTGGTTGCGGTGCCCTCTTCGCCCACGACTGCCGCAGCTTCAACTATCGTGCCTGTTGTGGTCACGCTTGTCGCGGCCTCTACCTTGCAACTTTC
Coding sequences:
- the LOC133903164 gene encoding protein BIG GRAIN 1-like, producing MQRWAPAPVQPRPRRRAGQPSFSSTLLDAICDSMDEQPGGLRTAAADTATERAVAAAAKKQREADVHCYYYYKPSLAARHRATPAPGPSAEDCPGRGYFSSSEVEYSLRRLRPIRTSGGSGATAAPPAEKQEPVTEKARKPSAASARGGYRRPASPGARLASLLNTIFSGRKRHTARQHPDPAEEEPACSTTPSCARACLAKTPPSARGRASRCRTVRFLDIDGEVALAAAAVGCRQVPVVEVEVEEAGVRVGPDSDGGKESNDGSSDLFELENLAAVAPASRRGFRDGAWGDELPVYGTTGVELRHDIGRRRPFGYGSLGRSYSRVV